The following proteins come from a genomic window of Meles meles chromosome 1, mMelMel3.1 paternal haplotype, whole genome shotgun sequence:
- the THEM6 gene encoding protein THEM6 produces MLGLLVAALLVALAYFALLDGWYLVRVPCAVLRARLLQPRVRDLLAEQRYAGRVLPSDLDLLLHMNNARYLREADVARAAHLARCGVLEALRALGARAVLAASCARYRRSLRLFEPFEVRTRLLGWDDRAFYLEARFISLRDGFVCALLRSRQHVLGTSPERVVQRLCKRRVEPPELPEDLRHWVAYNEASSQLLRAESGLSDITKDQ; encoded by the exons ATGCTGGGGCTGCTCGTGGCGGCGCTGCTGGTGGCGCTCGCCTACTTCGCGCTGCTGGACGGGTGGTACCTGGTGCGCGTGCCGTGCGCCGTGCTGCGCGCGCGCCTGCTGCAGCCGCGCGTCCGGGACCTGCTGGCCGAGCAGCGCTACGCGGGCCGCGTGCTGCCCTCGGACCTGGACCTGCTGCTGCACATGAACAACGCGCGCTACTTGCGGGAGGCCGACGTGGCGCGCGCCGCGCACCTGGCCCGCTGCGGGGTCCTGGAGGCGCTGCGCGCGCTCGGGGCCCGTGCGGTGCTGGCCGCCTCGTGCGCGCGCTACCGCCGCTCGCTGCGCCTGTTCGAGCCGTTCGAGGTGCGCACCCGCCTGCTGGGCTGGGACGACCGCGCCTTTTACCTGGAGGCGCGCTTCATCAGCCTGCGCGACGGCTTCGTGTGCGCGCTGCTGCGCTCCCGCCAGCACGTGCTGGGCACCTCGCCGGAGCGCGTCGTGCAGCGCCTGTGCAAGCGCCGG GTGGAGCCCCCTGAGCTACCTGAAGACCTGCGCCACTGGGTCGCCTACAACGAGGCCAGCAGCCAGCTGCTCAGGGCCGAGAGTGGACTCAGCGACATCACCAAGGACCAGTGA
- the JRK gene encoding jerky protein homolog, with protein sequence MASKQAAGRSPGEKRKRVVLTLKEKIDVCARLEKGESRKVLMQEYNVGMSTLYDIKAHKAQLLRFFANSASSAAAEQRRTLHTPKLEHLDRALYQWFLGKRAEGVPVSGPMLIEKAKAFYEQMRLTEPCVFSGGWLWRFKARHGIKKLDASGEKQGADHRAAEQFCGFFRSLTAEHGLSPEQVYNADETGLFWRCLPSPSVEGGAVPGVRQSKDRLTVLMCANATGSHKIKPLVVGKGGGPRAFGGIQQLPVAYKAQGNAWVDKEIFSDWFHHIFVPSVKEHFRAAGLPEDGKAILLLDNARARPREAELASGNIFTVFLPASVTALLQPMDQGIRRDFMRHFVNPPVPLQACHPRYGMNDAVFNVACAWSAVPGDVFSRAWRKLWPAVMFAEGLSSEEEPERLRVKPHDQTFAHILELGREAPARPVSRLPQAAAAERGRPGHAVGEGPAPGAESLELAKKDGDEVAWEQAALSFDAVVRFAEGQPCFTAQEVGQLRALRSVFARQRQVKWRRGALRAVVKLEGPQEASALPCSSAAAEH encoded by the coding sequence ATGGCCTCCAAGCAGGCTGCGGGGCGGAGCCCAGGGGAGAAGCGCAAGAGGGTGGTGCTGACGCTGAAGGAGAAGATCGACGTCTGCGCGCGCCTGGAGAAGGGGGAGAGCAGGAAGGTGCTGATGCAGGAGTACAACGTGGGCATGTCCACGCTGTACGACATCAAGGCCCACAAGGCGCAGCTGCTGCGCTTCTTCGCCAACTCGGCGTCCAGCGCGGCCGCGGAGCAGCGGCGCACCCTGCACACGCCCAAGCTCGAGCACCTGGACCGCGCCCTGTACCAGTGGTTCCTGGGCAAGCGGGCCGAGGGCGTGCCCGTGTCGGGCCCGATGCTCATCGAGAAGGCCAAGGCCTTCTACGAGCAGATGCGGCTAACGGAGCCCTGCGTGTTCTCGGGCGGCTGGCTCTGGCGCTTTAAGGCCAGGCACGGCATCAAGAAGCTGGACGCGTCCGGCGAGAAACAGGGGGCCGACCACCGAGCCGCCGAGCAGTTCTGTGGCTTCTTCCGGAGCCTGACGGCCGAGCACGGCCTGTCCCCCGAGCAGGTGTACAACGCCGACGAGACCGGCCTTTTCTGGCGGTGCCTGCCCAGTCCCAGCGTGGAGGGTGGGGCGGTGCCCGGCGTCAGGCAGAGCAAGGACAGGCTGACCGTCCTCATGTGTGCCAATGCCACCGGCTCCCACAAGATCAAGCCCCTGGTGGTCGGCAAGGGCGGTGGTCCCCGGGCTTTCGGGGGCATCCAGCAGCTGCCTGTCGCCTACAAGGCCCAAGGGAACGCGTGGGTGGACAAGGAGATTTTTTCCGACTGGTTCCATCACATCTTCGTCCCGTCAGTGAAGGAGCACTTCCGGGCGGCGGGTCTGCCCGAGGACGGCAAAGCCATTCTGCTGCTGGACAACGCGCGCGCCCGCCCGCGGGAGGCCGAATTGGCCTCCGGCAACATCTTCACCGTCTTCCTGCCCGCCAGCGTCACGGCACTGCTTCAGCCCATGGACCAGGGCATCCGGAGGGACTTCATGAGGCACTTCGTTAACCCCCCGGTCCCGCTGCAGGCCTGCCACCCCCGCTATGGCATGAACGACGCCGTCTTCAACGTGGCCTGCGCCTGGAGCGCCGTGCCCGGCGATGTCTTCAGCCGGGCCTGGAGGAAGCTGTGGCCGGCGGTCATGTTCGCCGAGGGCTTGTCTTCAGAGGAGGAGCCGGAGCGCCTCCGAGTGAAGCCTCACGATCAGACTTTCGCGCACATtctggagctggggagggaggcccCGGCCCGCCCTGTCAGCCGGCTTCCCCAGGCGGCGGCAGCCGAGCGGGGCAGACCGGGACACGCGGTCGGAGAAGGCCCGGCCCCGGGCGCAGAGAGCCTGGAGCTCGCCAAGAAGGACGGCGACGAGGTGGCCTGGGAGCAGGCAGCCTTGTCCTTCGACGCCGTGGTCCGCTTCGCGGAGGGTCAGCCCTGCTTCACGGCGCAGGAGGTGGGGCAGCTGCGCGCGCTGCGCTCCGTGTTtgccaggcagaggcaggtgaAGTGGCGACGCGGGGCCCTCAGGGCCGTGGTCAAACTCGAGGGCCCCCAGGAGGCCTCCGCTCTGCCCTGCTCCTCTGCAGCTGCCGAGCACTGA
- the PSCA gene encoding prostate stem cell antigen — HGRLPQLFGTALRCYSCKAQASNHDCQRVQNCTDSQTYCWTERIRAVDIVTIISKGCTSHCVEDAQNYYVGKKNITCCSADLCNANGAHALRPAAVTLALLTTLSGLLLWGPSRL, encoded by the exons gcacCGCTCTGCGCTGCTACTCCTGCAAGGCCCAGGCAAGCAACCACGATTGTCAGCGTGTGCAGAACTGCACGGACTCCCAGACGTACTGCTGGACCGAGCGCATCC GTGCTGTTGACATTGTGACCATCATTAGCAAGGGCTGCACCTCGCATTGCGTGGAGGACGCCCAGAACTACTACGTGGGCAAGAAGAACATCACTTGCTGCTCCGCTGACCTGTGCAACGCCAACGGGGCCCACGCCCTGCGGCCCGCGGCTGTCACCCTGGCGCTGCTCACCACTCTCAGTGGCCTGCTGCTATGGGGTCCCAGCCGGCTGTAG